The sequence below is a genomic window from Synechococcus sp. PCC 7335.
ACGCTTAGTTCGCTATCAGCTTTCCGAAAGGGCGATCGCCACTATCAACATCATTCTTCATCCTGTTCTCGTATCAATGCTGGCGCTCGGTGGAACTATTGGCCTTACCTTCTGGCTGCGACGCATCCTTAGAGACTTAGCCCTCCATACCCATCAGTTGGCCATTGATGCCGAAGTCACTGATGGCAAAAACTACCGACCGACCCTAGAGATAGTCGGTGACTCACTAGAGTACAATCCAAAGCTTCGCCAGCACCTCGCTCGACTCTCTAGCGCAGCGTCCATCCTAATCTGTACGCTGATCAGCTACATCATGACAAGCCTACTACTCCCCTGGGAATAGTGACTCGTCAAGCTGCCTATCGCTTTTCTATCCGTTTACGATGCCGCTGCTAGCTCGCCTCTGACTACGCGATCGCCCCTACACGACCCATAGGACTCAGTCACAATAGTACATTGCCCCTGTCGGCTGTCGGCTCCGTCCACTTTCTCGTAGTAGACAACAACCCAATCATTCGTTTTACCTAGCTCGTGTGCCCTAGCCGTGTTGGAGTAGAGAACGTTGAATGACCAGCCTTCTTTCTGCAAGCTCATCACCGGTAGCCAGGGTTTGCCTTCCGGATTGAACCGACGGGGTGTAATCATCCTGAGCTGACCAGCTTTTGCCAAGTAACGATACTGGGCATCTACCTCTAACAGTAGCTTAGTAGAGGGCGAGTCTATGACCTGTTCTAGCGTTTGGTCGGTCGGTCTGCGTGCCTGTGAGCGTTGGGCAGCAGATGGTGACATCTTTCTGGACCTTACTCTATGTAGCTGTTGGACAGCAGCTCTATCTAGTATGGCACCGACCGAATCACGGACTAGCATTGTTCGTCCCTCTGCAAAGCCAGAAAGCTGAGCTAAGCTGCCGTCATAGGCCGCCTGCTCTAGTGCCTCTAAAGAGTCGATCTCTAGCATCTTATGAATGCGACGCGCTAAAACTGGGCCAATACCAGGAATTTTGGTAAACAAACGTTCTGGAGATGTCTCTACTTGCAAACGAGCCAACAAACCTAGCTCACCAGTCTGTGCCAGCTCTTTGATTGAGGCGGCTAACCGTTTGCCAATGTAGGGAAGTTTTTCTAAGCCAACTACACCCTCAGCTTCAAAGATGTCCACTACAGGACGATCTTGAGCGCGAATAGATTGCGCTCCTTTGCGATAAGCACGAATGCGGTAGTAGTCATCCCCTTGAGTTTCTAAGAGGTCTGCGACTTGCTCAAATGCAAGCGCAATTTGATCGTTAGAAAGAGAAAAGATCTGCCTAAAAGTATCTGGAAATAGGGTGGTTTGAATCATGCCTAAACCTTTGCACAGCCAAGCTTAAAAGGCTGTTTGAATCTTCCTCTATTATCCAATATTTAAGCGAAAACGACAGGCTATTCCCTATCAGAAACAGCTGCGAGAGAACAGTAGAAATAGTGACAGCAACCGTAGTCTTCTCTATTCGCACGAAGGCTAACTGTGAGGCTAACTTGAAAATACGAAAGCAAAGCAACAATTTACAACTAGCGCAATCAATAGATATATAGCCATCCGGTATAAAAAGCGAAAAGCTGCACTAGCGGTCGAACTAACCCGAACAAGGAGAAATAGAATAGGGTTAGCAATGCTCTAATGCGTGGTTACAGCGATGGATAAGGCGTTTGTTCGAGAGACTGCGGCTGTTGATAAAGTTGAGCAGATAGCCGAGCTCAAAGCGTTCATCCGTAAGGAACGAGATGCGCGTCAGGTGAAGAAGGCGCTGGCGGTCAAACTGTTGTACGAAGGGCACGGCTATCAAGGCGTCGTCGATGTTCTGAATGTATCGCTCGGCGCTATCAGCGAATGGAAGCAGTTGTACGAAGCGTCCGGGCTAGCTGGGTTTGTTCCCCAGCACAAGGGCAAGAAGAGCTTTCTAAGTGGTGCTGAGAAAGCAGCGGTGCTGGCTTGGCTAGGTAGCAAACGTATCTGGACGCTCGGCGAGCTAGAGAGTCATCTGGCAGAAGACTACGATGTGGTCTATGCCTCGAAACAGAGCTACTACGACCTGTTCGAGTCAGCGGGTATCACCTGGAAGAAGACAAGCAAAGTCAACCCGAAGGGCGATGCTGAGGCGGTGGCGGCAAAAAAGCCGACATCGAGCGCTGCTTGGCGCACTACCGAGACGAGATAGGGCGTGGGCAGCTCAGAGTGCTGTTCATGGATGAATGTCACCTGATGAGTGCTGACCTGGAAGGCTACGTTTGGGGTACTAGAGGTCAGCGCGTCGAGGTGCCGATTGTGAACGAACGCGACCGGCAAACTTACTACGGTGCGCTCGACTTGCTGAGCAAGCGCGTGTTGTTTGGGGCTTACGGCGCTGGCAACACGGCTAACACCATCGCCTACTTGCGGTACTTACAAGTGCAGTTCCCACAGCAAAGACTACTGTTGCTATGGGATGGGGCGAGCTACCATAGAGCTCATGAGATTCGAGACTTCCTAGCACGGACCAACGACGGCCTACCAGCGTCGCAGTGGCCGATTCACTGCATTCAGTTTGCGCCCAACGACCCGACTCAGAATCCGATTGAAGATGTTTGGCTACAGGCAAAGAACAGTGTGCGACGATTGGCAGGACTGAAGCCATCATTCAAAGGCGTCAAGTTCTTGTTCGAGCAATTCTTGTCGCTGGAAGTCTTCGACTTTCCCAAGATGCACATGTACGGCTCGTTTTCACAAATCATCTAGGATGGCTATAGGAAACGCCCTAGAATCAATCCAGCTTGCAAGCAAGGTTTCGGTAGCCAGTGGCGAATGCTTTACAATACTCTGCCTGCTTGAAGCTCTTCAATCAAGT
It includes:
- a CDS encoding helix-hairpin-helix domain-containing protein, producing the protein MIQTTLFPDTFRQIFSLSNDQIALAFEQVADLLETQGDDYYRIRAYRKGAQSIRAQDRPVVDIFEAEGVVGLEKLPYIGKRLAASIKELAQTGELGLLARLQVETSPERLFTKIPGIGPVLARRIHKMLEIDSLEALEQAAYDGSLAQLSGFAEGRTMLVRDSVGAILDRAAVQQLHRVRSRKMSPSAAQRSQARRPTDQTLEQVIDSPSTKLLLEVDAQYRYLAKAGQLRMITPRRFNPEGKPWLPVMSLQKEGWSFNVLYSNTARAHELGKTNDWVVVYYEKVDGADSRQGQCTIVTESYGSCRGDRVVRGELAAAS
- a CDS encoding IS630 family transposase (programmed frameshift), coding for MDKAFVRETAAVDKVEQIAELKAFIRKERDARQVKKALAVKLLYEGHGYQGVVDVLNVSLGAISEWKQLYEASGLAGFVPQHKGKKSFLSGAEKAAVLAWLGSKRIWTLGELESHLAEDYDVVYASKQSYYDLFESAGITWKKTSKVNPKGDAEAVAGKKADIERCLAHYRDEIGRGQLRVLFMDECHLMSADLEGYVWGTRGQRVEVPIVNERDRQTYYGALDLLSKRVLFGAYGAGNTANTIAYLRYLQVQFPQQRLLLLWDGASYHRAHEIRDFLARTNDGLPASQWPIHCIQFAPNDPTQNPIEDVWLQAKNSVRRLAGLKPSFKGVKFLFEQFLSLEVFDFPKMHMYGSFSQII